The following nucleotide sequence is from Salvia splendens isolate huo1 chromosome 2, SspV2, whole genome shotgun sequence.
TTCTCATTTTCCATGAAGATTAAGATGTGGGCTTTGGGGgaggggtggggggggggggggttctaTACAACATTACTGTTTCATTTAATGAGAGAACACACTTCCCACAGGGAATTTTAAAGTCACACAAAATATACTTTGTTTAAATCATTAAAGAGTTGATATGCATTTTTCATTTTACACTTGGGCTAATATAATTACAAGTTACCAAATAACTTTTCTGCAGAAgcagtaaaaaaatgaaacggcTTCATGATTTGGTTCAAAGTGATAGGTGGCTAGAAAATTGGCTTACCTCATAACACCAGCAACGAGCAACATTACGTATAGTGTAACCACCACCACCCACCAACAGGAGAGGCACGTTGAATGATCTCATAAACCTCACACACTCGGCATGACCCTTAATGGAGAGATTAAAGCATCCTAACCGATCTCCAGACAGCGAGTCTGCACCACATTGTAATACTACAGCACCAGGTTTAAAAATCTCCATAACCTTTCCCATTATTGGCTTAAATAGAGACTGATAGCTTTCGTCATCAATTCCATCATCCAAGGGAACATTAAGAGAGTAATATTTTCCCTTCCCAAATCCAATGTCTCGTACATCACCTGTCCCAGGAAAATAATCTCCAAATTTATGAAAAGAAACAGTCATCACCCTATCTGTAGTATAAAATGCTTCCTCAACTCCATCACCATGGTGAATATCAATGTCTATATAGAGAACACGCTGCAAATAATTAATGActtaattaaaaacaataaaatgccAACGTAGAGAATGCAGTACCAAATACTGTCTAATCAACATGCACCAAACATCTAAATAACAGCAGGATAAATCTTGGTGAGTATGCAGCAAAGAAgtgtttttaaaaattaaagactTAAGAAAACGGAACATCCATATACCACCAAAATTGGCAATTCATAGACCAAAGGCCTTTGGGGCAGCAATAATCATACCAAAAATTTGTCAAAATGAGTAATATAAAGAAACTTAAAATGGACTCTAATGTtcaacatcattaaaatcaaagaCTATAGTCAGAACGTTAGTCTAATTTTGTGGTAGATAGCGCCTTGGCATGTCCATGGTTAAGTTCTTTTTTTCAACTCCACATCAAATTGACTAAGTGGAAATTTATGCTATGAATGATTAACTTGGTGTTCTTGAATAAATTTCTAAGATGAGTTTTAGCAGAGACAAGCTGTAGCAACATATAAAAACAACAACAGATTCACaaatacacatatttcatgcaaGATGCTTGCTCCTGTAATCCAAGAAATCTGTAAACACCAAGCAGAGAGAGGGCTTGTAAGTAAAAAACAACCTCATGAACTTTTAAGAGTTCTAAGATAGCCAGCACGATGTCATTCACATAACAAAATCCAGAAGCCTCGCATTTCTTGGCATGATGTAACCCACCAGCCCAATTCACTGCTATATCACAATGACCATGATTTAGCTTCACCGCCCCACCAACCGAACCACCTGCAGAAGTCTGGCAGAACGAGTACAGACCATCGAATACAGGACAGTCTTCACCAACATTAAACCTCTTCAGCTGCCGGAGCTGTTCCTGTTGCGTCTCAGGTGTGATGGTCCTCAGAAAATTAACATAATCATCAGCGTGAAATCTGGCGAGATCTTTGTCTCTGGCGGGATTCGGCTTGAGAACGTGCATATGCTGCAACATTCCATAATGGGCAAGAAGTGCGTGCGTCATGCGCATCCTGTGAGGCTTCATCGGGTGACCTTGCCCGTAGTAATAATTCCCCACCTCAGGGTCATAGAAATAGCTTACTTTCCGCTTGACCCCATCGGCTCCACCTGGTAGAGAATTGCCTCCGGTATCCATTCTCCGGTGATAAATTAATTACTCTTAATCCTCAAGGAAACAACTGAAAATAGCAACAAACAAATAGATAATTGGCGAGTGAACTAGGACACGTACGTTAAGGACATGAAAATAATCTGTTGAGTGAGATTTACAGAAGAATAATTCGTTTATCTGGTAGAAAAACTGGCTAAATCGTAAATTGAGGGTTTGGTTTGTCTAACGCAAAGCAAAATCTACGATTGAATGcaactccaactcaaacctatatttattttcaaagtcGCAAATCATTATATAATTAAGCAAAATTATTAAGCAATAATCTATGAAAAAACCGGTCAGATACAAATCAACAAATCTACAATTGTCTAAAACTAGAGCGGATGAACAAAGAGTAAAAAGGAGTAACGGTGAAGTTAAATTTATTCAAAAGAAACCTCAACATCAAAAGCAGCTAGTACTCGAAGATCATACGATGCACATCGACAAAAATGAATTAACGAATGCAGCAGCGGTaaaggggagagagagagagagagagagaaggttAGAACAATTGCTGAATGAAGATTTTAAGCGGCAGAGGTatttatgaattaattaatttttctgttTAGGTAAATATCGGAATGGAAATTTCTGGAATTTTGTTCGCTCACGATTTAAAtatgagtaaaggccaaaattggtcctgaacatatagtcattttacgattttggtcctaaacattatcttttggattttttggtcctgcacatatggacatttgatcattttggtcctccgtcaatatttccgttaaaaactaacggtcaacattatcttttggattttttggtcctgcacatatggacatttgatcattttggtcctgcacatatggaattttgatcattttggtcctccgtcaacattttcgttaaaaactaacggtcaacggccgatttttgactaaaacaatgggttgggtcgggtcgtgtttgggtcgggtttgggttatacgttaagaaaaaaataatgttttcttaaaatctaagcataatattttcgttaaaatctaagcataatattcttaaaaaattaattaatattttttaattaataaaattaaagtatagtattttttaattaattttttcatgaatttgaagaaaatattatgcttagattttattaaaaataattttttaattatttaattttattatatagatttaatattaatatactttaattttattattttgattaaaaaatgattattttaatttggtaatattttattttattgtgtaatatcatgtttaaatcgtataataacatcatgttttagtcgttataatatttttaatcaacaaaaataactaaaaattaaagttttatatttttttaattaataaaaaataattattttttttcttaacgtgtaagtgtaacccaaacccgacccaaacacgacccgacccaacccaacccattgttttagttaaaaatcggccgttgaccgttagtttttaacgaaaatgttgacggaggaccaaaatgatcaaaatttcatatgtgcaggaccaaaatgatcaaatatccatatgtgcaggaccaaaaaatccaaaagataatgttgaccgttagtttttaacgaaaatgttgacgggggaccaaaatgatcaaatttccatatgtgcaggaccaaaatgatcaaatgttcatatgtgcaggaccaaaaaatccaaaagataatgtttaggaccaaaatcgtaaaatggctatatgttcaggaccaattttggcttttactctttaaatatttatttaattttccatATGTTCCGTAGTTTTACGTCATAAATTGATTTGGCTTCAAATTCAAAGAAATGGAGTTTATgagtaattatttattaatgtaGTTTGAATTTTTCATATTAGTAGCTTAATTTTATAAACTTTGGATGCCTTGAGAATTGAGATGGGGTCGAATTATGTTCCACTTATGCAAAATAATTTACCCTAGACAATTTTATAGAACAAAACTTGTGTCTGAGCGAATTTAGGTATATTGATTAGAAAAATAGTTATGATATTTATGATATTAATGGAAaaggattaaaaataaaatacaatttttaaCAATGTAGGAAATCGCAAGCTCACCTTGTCTTTTTCTTCTTGTCCATTTAAGAAAAGAGTGGTGTTAAATGGTCATATTATGGTCAGCCATAATTTGTCTTTTAGCTAAAAATTAAATGAGTTCACTTAATAATTAACTCACCTTAAAAGTATCAAAACTCTTAAGACAACTCTACCCCCTACCTTAGTTTATAAAGTAAGTACTTTATATTCATCCATCCAacaatgtttttattatttttagaagatatttacattttattagaGTACTTTATATCCTTTTGCTTTTTATTCAGatgtttatttaaaataatattactcGACATATACTGTAATCCtaagaaatatttttatcattactattattatttttatttttataaattaagtatgatgAAAAAGCTATCATAAGTTCATAATTTAGTTATAACTTAATATTAAGTTTCAATACTATGTTGTCATAATATTTCACAATCTAATAATTGTATATCATAGTACactataatatattattattagattaTAATACACCTTAGTGTTTAATACATAAATTATTGATAGGGCTCGTAAATTGTGATGCTAAATGTAGAGAGAATGCTAAATAATTATGGAGAGAGAATGCTAAATAATAATGATTAGAAATAGACAAATTAAAAGGTAAGTCAAAATAAATTGTGCATAAATTATTATGGAGAGAGAATgttgtaaatttaaatttgaagtaaaaaattgagaaaagggtaattaagtaaaattattttaacactaactattactattaatttattgcattgataattatttacaaaaatgtcaATATGTGGCTGGCTACATTATGGCCACATAGCATTACTCTTAAGAAAAACCAAGAGAAGGTGGTATGAATTTAGGCACATCTTCCGAGTATCGCGGACTCAAGATTGTCTGTTtcgaaaattcaaaaaatgtgCTCTAACCTTTGCCACTTTAGGCACTTAATTAGGAAAATAGTTATGACATTACTTAAATTTGGGAATAAAATTCTGAACTGTGTTGGACATCACGCGCAAGCAAGATTGTCTTTTCGGAAAATCATAGACAAGGTGGTGCATGCGAATTTAGGCACATTAATTAGgaaaataattatgatttttataaCAATATTAATTAAAAGAGTTAAATATTTCCGAGACAAAATGGTGCGTGCAAATTAGGCATATTAGGGTTGATATTAGGTTTTGCCTGTGTTAGTTGTAAAAAAAGGTGGTGTATGCGAATTTAGGCATATTACTTAGGAAACTAGTTACTGATAGTATTACTTAAAAggattaaatattaaataaaattgttaaCTATAGTATGTTCGAAATCCTGTGCTCACCTTGTCGGTGGCACGCATGCAAGATTGTCTCTTCTAGAAAATCCTAAGACAAATTAGTGTGCAAATTTAGACAcgttaattagaaaaaaaaatgttatagTTTATATGATATTGATTACAAGGATCAAAGTAAATAAAATTCTTAACtgtgttggaatcgtgcttcaTCTTGCAGGTGGTGGGTGCGCACACAAGACTCTCTTCTctttcaaaaaaattcaaagtcaaaattgaaatttaatcaaTACTAGTAGTAACTATAATTTTATAgtaatctttttaaaaattgttacAATGAAAAATGGTAGTAAAACAAAAGAGATATAGGGAGTAACATTAATTTGTAATCTCAAACAAACCACACACATGCACAAAGCATGAGATCACAAAATTCCTCAATTCAATGACATTACATAAACAGAAAATAATTGAATCATTGTTACATAACTAAATAAGTTTAGATGTAGCAGAGCAGAGATATTAGAGACCTTCAAGATCCATGAGATTTGGATAGTGAAGTTGGATTCTGCGTCTTCATGGTCTCCAGCAAAGATTTGAACTCACTTTGGAATGACGTTACTGACCTCTGTCGACACGCAAAAGCAGCGTTAAACTGCTTGATCTCTTCCTCGAGCTTCTTTCTCCTCCTAACTTCAGTGTTAAGCTCCTTTAGAACTCTGTCCTTTTCGCCAGTGACTTGTGTAAGAATCTGAGCTGAACTCGAGATTCTACTGAACATTGTATCTCGCTCTTCTTTTACAATACAAAACTCCCTTTCCAAGCTATGAAGTTTCCCTTCAGAGACCTTAAGAAGCTGGTTTGTAACTTCCAACTCTTTTTTTAAGTCATTGTACTTGTGTTTGCTTTCTTCGACTTGATTCTCCAATCCCTGGAGCGTTTGAGACGAACTGGAACTTCTTTTGAGGGCTGCATCTCGCTCTTCTGTTACAAGACAGAACTCCCTTTCCATGCTTTGATATTTTCCTTCGGAAACCTCAAGAAGGCAACCTTTAGCTTCCAACTCTTTTTCTAAGTCATTGAGCTTATGTTTGATTTCTTCAACTTCATTTTCCAGTGCCTGGAGTACTTGAGACGAATTAGAGATTCTTTCAAGCGCTGCATCTCGTTCTTCGGTTACAAGACGGAACTCCCTTTCCATGATCTGATATTTTTCTTCAGAAAACTCAAGAAGCTGACTTTTAACTTCCAACTCTTTTTCTAAGTCATTGTGCTTATGTTTGATTTCTTTGACTTCATTTTCCAATGCTTGTAGCATTTGAGACGAACTTGAGATTCTTTCAAGTGTTGCATCTCGCTCTTCTGTTACAAGATGACACTCCCTCTCCATGTTCTGATATTTTTCTTCAGAAACCTCGAGTAGCTCAATTTTATCTTCCAGCTCTTTTTCCAAGTCACTGTACATATGTTTGATTTCTCTGACTTCATTTTCCAATGCCCGGAGCGTTTGGGATGAACTAGAGATTCTTTCAAGCGCTGCATCTCTGTCTTCTGTTACAAGATGGAACTCCCTCTCTACGCTTTGATATTTCATTTCAGAAACCTCAAGAAGCTGATTTTTAACATCCAACTCTTTTTCTAAGTCACTGCACTtttgtttgatttctttaacTTCATTTTCCAATGCCCGGAGCGTTTGGGATGAACTGCATATTCTTTCCAGCGCTGCATCATGGTCTTCTGTTACAAGACGGAACTCCCTCTCCATGCTTTGATATTTTCCTTCAGAAACCTCGAGTAGCTCAATTTTATCTTCCAGCTCTTTTTCCAAGTCACTGTACTTATGTTTGATTTCTCTGACTTCATTTTCCAATGCCTGGAGCATTTGAGATGAACTGGAGGTTCTTTGAAGCATTGCATCCCGACCTTGTTTTACAAGTCGGAACTCCCTTTCCAAGCTATGAAGTTTTCCTTCGGAAACCTCAAGCAGCTGACTTTTAACTTCCAGCTCTTTTTCCAAGTCATTGTACTTATGCTTGATTTCATCAACTTCAGTTTCCAATGCCTGCTTCCAACAAGCAATTACTTCTCCCAAAGTGCCCTTCACATTGAAACACTAGTTTTAAGGGTTTGGCAAAGAATGTTACACAACATACATGTACATAATGTACTCTTAAAAATTACTGGAATCAAGAAAAAATTTCAATCTGAATGGTGATGCATGTATTCGTgcttaaaaaatcacaaatctAAAAACTAATCAGCACATATATCTGTGATTGAAGAAATTAACATTAAGGTCCATGATACCATCTAACAAAGTCTAAAATGCAACAGTTCCTATCATTCCTGCCTTCTGATTCTGACATGGTGGTTTATAGATATACTGTGACCCAACATCCGGCTTGAGGTTTTGGCATGTCATAAACTTCCAGACTGCATATGCGACTAAGTTCAGAATCTCGCCTCGTCTACTACATTAtaatctctctacctttttcattttccactttattctccctttacttaactcaccgaacacaatttttcttaatctccgtgccgaaaagaaacgcctccattactatggaacggagggagtaattagtAAGCTAAATAAGAAGTTCACAGAGTATTTAACAAGATAAAACGTAGATTAATCATCAGAAAAGAAGTCTGTATAACCTGCGATTATGAGCTTGAAGTAGGAGAAACACATTCCAATTGTGAGGACAAATAAGAAAATTGGCATGTAAGATCTTGATACATATGAGCAGGCAGCTACCTTAGTATTGCTGCAGTTAGAAGAATTCTCCTTATATTCATCCCCCACAGTTGATCCATCTGATGAACCAAAGGAGTAAACTGCATCACTCAGCTTTTGATGGAGCGTGTTGTATTGCTCTTGTACAAAGCAATCATTTAATGGCAAGGGTCTCTTGCCATCCGCAGCCATCAGTAGATGAGATTCTAAAGTTGAGAAAAGGGAGGTTCCAACTTCAGTTGTGGTCGCAAGCATTTGAGCAATTTCAGATTTCTCATCAGCTACAGTGTTCTGCTTACGGAATATATCGCAAATATATTAGTGTTTAGCAAAATTCTCTATGTTCAGATTTTCTTTACCTGAATGCAGTAAAACTGATGTACCTGTATAATAGAAAAAACGTCGTTGTGAATGCCTTTGCAATGTGTCACAGTCTCAAGGAGCTTTCGTGGAACTTCTCGTGCTGTCAATATCTCGAGTTGAAGTTCAGATTTCTCTCTTGTCAATTGGTCATTGAATGAGACTTGTTCTGTATACTTCCTCTAGAGTACGTGCAAGCagcaaaagaagaagaatttgCTTGTTGGGTCATGCTATTAACGTAAATAAAAGAACAAGCTGAAGTTGGAGAGTACTAGTCATACAGAGGTACAACCATTTACCAGAAACTAACCTTCAATTCATCTCTTTCCTCTATGGCAAACTCTAGCTGTCGGCGGAGGTTTTGTATTTCTTGATTGGAATTATCCATTGAGCAATCCTATACAGATACAAATTTTAGACCAGCTTGGACAGCATAATTAAGCATTTGAAGTTAATGCCGAAAGTAAATAGAAGTAAATATCCTTGTAGCAAGACAAGGAACATCATGATTTATCATTTATGTAGTAACAGATACAGTCTCCATTCTTACTCCCTTCTCAAATTCTACAGTGCCTAGAATAATAAAAGGGATGACATTTCAATATGAAATAATGTGTTTCACTTTTTTATAACTTAGGCCCAATAATATAGCCTTCTAGGGGTGCCAGGACATCCTATTTCACATTCTTAATCAGATGAGTAACTTTCTCAGATACCATAATACATGTAAGGAAATCACTCCTCATGGTAACACAAATGATAACCCATATCATGAAATTCCCATTGCATCACTTCCGGGGCCAAATATTGCAAATAAAACTACCAGTCTACCACCTTAGAAAAGCATTGCTGGAAGAGAATTTACTTTGAGATGAAGTAGAACAAGTCCTTCTAACAAGTAACAGAAAATAACGAAACAAAAGGTAACAATTTAGTGTACGCCAGAAACAATTGTTGAAAGTTATTAAAATACCTCACTAAATGGAAATGATTGGACCTTCCTCGAAGGAGTCGTATGAAGTGAATCAAGGTCAGCTATGTaacctttattcattttcatccaTGTGTCTTCATCAGCACAATCACCAAACACATCTGGAAGAGGGCTACACTCTGGTTGGCTTGAATAATGTGATCTCTTAGCAACAAAGCCATTAGGAACTGTTTTAAGACATGGTGTACTAAAAGCATCCTCTTGGCGCATGCTGTGACCACTAGTACTTTCATCTGGAAGGCATTCTTTGACCCCATTCTGTCAAGCAGCATCAATTTTATATGTACACTAATCAGAAGAATATAATGAGTTTAAACAGAACACACACATGACTTCAAACCAAACATAATAATTAACATATCAGTCTTTAGCACTTTTTGCTCGCACAAAACCTGGTTAGATGACCTAATTCAGAATCAAATATATAGAAAAGAACATGGTAAGCATGAGACTTCCATTGAGAAACAACTTTTGGTTATGGGTATAGTGAAGGGGTACAGTTTTTTGGTTATGGGTATAGTGAAGGGGGTACAGATAAACTGTCTGACACTAAATTCAGTTAACTGGTTATCAGACATGCTACATGAATATGAAAAGGAAAGTACAAATGAATACTACAATTTAAATGCAAAATGAGTGATCCCGGAAAGTTTGGATAATAATCATGGCGGAAGTATAATCCACAAGTTATGTCAacgaaaacacaaaataaatatatctaaattagAAAGGAAAATGCAGTCTAAAAATGAGGTCAGGAAGAGAAAGTTATACATTGGAAGAGCTTCTGTCAGAGTCTGTCAAGGTAACCAGATTGCTAAGATTGTGTATTTTCATTTGCTGCTCCTTAATCCATTGTTCCCGCTCTTTTTGTGATCTCCTTTCCTCTTCTAGTTCTGTGGCGAGTTTCTCCCGCTCCAATTCATACTGTTACAGCAATAAAAGGCATTAGGATGTTTCAGTCTACTtataaagaagaagaagttaCCTTTAGCATGTCATTCCTCAGTTTCAAGATTTCTTTCTCCAATACTTCAGCATGAGATCCCTATAGAAGAAATATAATTAGATTGTGCTCGGTCTACTTGGCCTGAAAATAAATGATAGAGTACCTGAAGTTTACTCCGAAGATCCTCTATTTCTAATTTTTGTCTCTTCAATAGGGCAGCATCCGTCAATATCTGGAAAACATTAAATCACTCAGGTTCTTATCAGCGAATGGAAGAGCTTACTATTTATTTAGTTCCAATGACAACGAAAAGCTCCAGTTTTCAGCAAAGATAGCAACAATATTTATGAATGAAAAcgatgtttgattttatgaatgtagtgttattttaaaagaaaaggcAAGGAAATGATAATCTGGTTAGCAAACATAGAAGGAAACAGTAATCACTCTCCAAGATTGGAACTGAACATTTTGGTGAATCGATCTAACTAAGGTCTGGAATGCTTTATTTTATTGCCATATCCTCTAAAATGTGATATCTTAACAACTCAATTTTTTGTTCCAAAAGAAGTTCAAATTTCTCTGTATAAAAGTAGTGATGCTGGACTATACAAGAGTAAGAAGAATATATCATCAGATCGTTAATCAATAGGTGCATAAACCACACACAATAAAGTATATATAACCTCACAAACATTAGTTAAACTTAATGGAGAATTTAAACAATGCAAAGTTATATTAGCAATTTCTTCACATGCCACATCTGAAGTCAAGTAAGGAAGAAGCAAGATAGACGTCCATGAGATTTTCCAAACATTTATAACAGACCTCATTCACTTGAACACAGTTGGTTATCCTCTTTGCTCTGCTAGCAAACTGAAGAGTCCCTTTTGATTCTTCTATGTGGATCTGtatgtattattaattattaccaACATAAACATGATATGAAATTGATTTAGCttcaacttaaaaaaaaataaaagaaaatgtcaTTTCATCTAAGTACCTCTTCAGGCGCAACAGTACAAATTATTGAAGTTTTTGCATTTCCACCTAATGCTGGCTGAAGAATGCGAGTAAGCTTACTGTCCCGATAAGGAATGTGGGAGCTGCAAATAATATATAATGATGAGTTATCGACTTCAATATCTGGTATAACAAAGAGACACCTACTACTACCTTTGCTTTCCACCCTCACTCAGTTTGTTGATCACATTACCAAGAATCATTAAGCTCTTGTTAATGTGCTTTCCTTCCTTCAAACGAACTCCGCCAGCACCAGTTTTTGCTACTCTCTCAGACCCAGCTAAGTCAACTAGATTCTACTTCCAAAAATTAAAGAAGCATCGAAATATAACAAAATGAGAAGATATGTTAGCATAACTTTATGGTaagaaaaagagaaagtttAACAGAATCAGAGCTTAGTTCTAGGGAAAAGAATTATATTATGAGTTTGTTTCCATGCTTATTATTAGGTGAGTATATCAAGTCTTTTTAACCTTTTACTGTTCTCTTAGTAAgcaattttatttcaaataaaatacttCAACTTTAGACATGCTCCCACATTTCGCTTACACAATATTGGCTAGGTCTGATCAAATGATTCAATAAATTGAGTTCTGACTTCTTAATATAAGGACAGAAACAAATTAACATTGAATGACTTGCTTAAATAGGTACAAACCAGGACAGAGACACGGATAGCATCGTCAGGACTATCATTGAATTTGTTATCCTTCCATTTGCTTTCGATTACCTAATCATGAAAAACAATGCATTGCATTGCAGTTAATGAGATGTACATATATCATAAATCACTCATTTAAAGCAATAGACATAAACTTCTGTGCCTCATTAGACAGAGAAAGGGAGAAgtagaagaagagaaagaacaTACCATCCTAAAAATAGTATGTGATCTACTGCTACGAGCATTCATGTTGGTCTCACCAAAATGCCTATTAGCTGCCAGTGCCACAGAGAAAATCTAAGAACTTACAAGTATATGAACCCAAGAAAAAATGTACTGAATTTCACTTGTGTTCTGATTCAAGATCAAACCTTCTCCAAGTTGGATAAGTTGGAGCACTTGGTCAGCGCTGTTTACAATTTCCTCCCTTAGACCTGCAACAAATACTCCACGCTACAAGGAAACAAATGCCATTAATCTTGAAGTACATTTTAACAAACACGCTATAATGGATTTAACCAAGACTCACCACCAAACTCTCATGAATCTGAAGTTTTTGATTTTCCACAGCAAAAAGATCATTGATTTCTTCATTGTAAATTTCCATGTATGAAACTCGAATAAGAAACTCCCTATCTGATGTCTAAAACACACAAACCATACTGAATCATGTTAGATACAAATTGCAACATTTATCATTGGCGAAAAAATGCTATCTTACCTCTTCTGTTTTTTCAAAAATGTCTCTGACAGCTCTGTGGATAATTCCTGGATCATTTTCTGAACCATTCATAGTAAAAGTTTTCCCACTACTAGTCTGTCCATAAGCAAATGCAGTTCCTACATTACCATTAATCGTCTAAGTGAGATATTATTACAGATAATAAAACAGAATGCTCAACAGAGATGCAATTTTAGCTCATGAAAGGACAACCGTAGCGAATAGAAATTGGAGAAGGGAAAATCAATCAACTCCTTTAAACAAATCATCACGAGCTCGTACCCGatccagaaaataaaaaaactaaactcaCCATTAAAACCCTCCATAGCAGCATTAATTATGTCCTTAATCAGAAGCCTATACACTGTACCATTACTGCACTCCTGATCGAACAAATGATctgcataaaaataaaa
It contains:
- the LOC121792805 gene encoding histone deacetylase 19-like, coding for MDTGGNSLPGGADGVKRKVSYFYDPEVGNYYYGQGHPMKPHRMRMTHALLAHYGMLQHMHVLKPNPARDKDLARFHADDYVNFLRTITPETQQEQLRQLKRFNVGEDCPVFDGLYSFCQTSAGGSVGGAVKLNHGHCDIAVNWAGGLHHAKKCEASGFCYVNDIVLAILELLKVHERVLYIDIDIHHGDGVEEAFYTTDRVMTVSFHKFGDYFPGTGDVRDIGFGKGKYYSLNVPLDDGIDDESYQSLFKPIMGKVMEIFKPGAVVLQCGADSLSGDRLGCFNLSIKGHAECVRFMRSFNVPLLLVGGGGYTIRNVARCWCYETSVALGIELDDKIPQHEYYEYFGPDYTLHVAPSNMENKNSRHLLEEIKSKLLENLSRLQHAPSVQFQERPPDSELPQMEEDHDGEDERYDPDSDMELDDERKPLPGRVKSELSEPEPKDMDVVKEDEPDREVDLKCSEPPA
- the LOC121792806 gene encoding kinesin-like protein KIN-7N, translating into MEKICVAVRVRPSANDKNVHGFHWKVDSNRISLHRSHGTPISGVSYAFDHLFDQECSNGTVYRLLIKDIINAAMEGFNGTAFAYGQTSSGKTFTMNGSENDPGIIHRAVRDIFEKTEETSDREFLIRVSYMEIYNEEINDLFAVENQKLQIHESLVRGVFVAGLREEIVNSADQVLQLIQLGEANRHFGETNMNARSSRSHTIFRMVIESKWKDNKFNDSPDDAIRVSVLNLVDLAGSERVAKTGAGGVRLKEGKHINKSLMILGNVINKLSEGGKQSSHIPYRDSKLTRILQPALGGNAKTSIICTVAPEEIHIEESKGTLQFASRAKRITNCVQVNEILTDAALLKRQKLEIEDLRSKLQGSHAEVLEKEILKLRNDMLKYELEREKLATELEEERRSQKEREQWIKEQQMKIHNLSNLVTLTDSDRSSSNNGVKECLPDESTSGHSMRQEDAFSTPCLKTVPNGFVAKRSHYSSQPECSPLPDVFGDCADEDTWMKMNKGYIADLDSLHTTPSRKVQSFPFSEDCSMDNSNQEIQNLRRQLEFAIEERDELKRKYTEQVSFNDQLTREKSELQLEILTAREVPRKLLETVTHCKGIHNDVFSIIQNTVADEKSEIAQMLATTTEVGTSLFSTLESHLLMAADGKRPLPLNDCFVQEQYNTLHQKLSDAVYSFGSSDGSTVGDEYKENSSNCSNTKGTLGEVIACWKQALETEVDEIKHKYNDLEKELEVKSQLLEVSEGKLHSLEREFRLVKQGRDAMLQRTSSSSQMLQALENEVREIKHKYSDLEKELEDKIELLEVSEGKYQSMEREFRLVTEDHDAALERICSSSQTLRALENEVKEIKQKCSDLEKELDVKNQLLEVSEMKYQSVEREFHLVTEDRDAALERISSSSQTLRALENEVREIKHMYSDLEKELEDKIELLEVSEEKYQNMERECHLVTEERDATLERISSSSQMLQALENEVKEIKHKHNDLEKELEVKSQLLEFSEEKYQIMEREFRLVTEERDAALERISNSSQVLQALENEVEEIKHKLNDLEKELEAKGCLLEVSEGKYQSMEREFCLVTEERDAALKRSSSSSQTLQGLENQVEESKHKYNDLKKELEVTNQLLKVSEGKLHSLEREFCIVKEERDTMFSRISSSAQILTQVTGEKDRVLKELNTEVRRRKKLEEEIKQFNAAFACRQRSVTSFQSEFKSLLETMKTQNPTSLSKSHGS